In Desulfobotulus pelophilus, a single genomic region encodes these proteins:
- a CDS encoding trypsin-like peptidase domain-containing protein: protein MIKGKWILFCLCFLLPLQAQGSLPDRETPVVLAVRNVAPAVVNISAAYTETRHRSGFRDPFFDEFFRDFFEDGPEIRQQRTSLGSGVIIDGEKGYVLTNAHVVARGETITVTLENGSELPALLVGADTESDLAVLRIESNNSLPQAAMGVSRDLMIGEAVIAIGNPFGFSHTVTTGVISATNRHVRSNRHVFKRFIQTDASINPGNSGGPLLNIRGEVIGINTAIHARAQGIGFAIPIDRARRIAMDLIEHGMVIPLWDGLRSQEMDRDLAGYLGKGETEGLLVRNVEKNSPASRAGIRAGDVLSAMDGQPTTKMADYRELLEMMLPETPVRVDIIRKGKPLTLSMTLQSYPMERALDLPEKLMGIQAAEKPDSPRTVILTTIRKDSALDRAGARPGDRIRSLGEREITSLSDLHAALIRHRMDREVSLRIQRGNRVYTLTLPLES from the coding sequence ATGATCAAGGGCAAATGGATTCTGTTTTGTTTATGCTTTCTTCTTCCCCTGCAGGCCCAGGGCTCACTGCCGGACAGAGAAACACCCGTTGTTCTTGCCGTACGCAATGTAGCCCCGGCTGTGGTGAACATCAGTGCAGCCTACACAGAAACCCGGCACAGAAGCGGTTTCCGCGACCCTTTTTTTGATGAATTTTTCAGAGATTTCTTTGAGGACGGCCCAGAGATACGCCAACAGCGCACAAGTCTTGGCTCCGGTGTCATCATAGATGGGGAAAAGGGCTATGTGCTGACCAATGCCCATGTGGTGGCAAGGGGAGAAACCATTACGGTGACCCTTGAAAACGGCAGCGAACTTCCTGCCCTGCTCGTAGGTGCGGATACGGAAAGCGATCTTGCCGTTCTCCGCATAGAAAGCAACAACTCTCTGCCCCAGGCAGCCATGGGAGTCAGCCGTGATCTCATGATCGGGGAAGCGGTGATTGCCATCGGCAATCCCTTCGGCTTCTCCCACACCGTGACCACGGGTGTCATCAGTGCCACCAATCGCCACGTACGCAGCAACCGCCATGTTTTCAAACGGTTTATCCAGACCGATGCATCCATCAATCCGGGCAATTCAGGAGGCCCTCTCCTCAACATCCGGGGTGAGGTCATCGGTATCAACACCGCCATCCATGCCAGAGCCCAGGGTATCGGCTTTGCCATTCCCATTGACAGAGCCCGACGCATTGCCATGGACCTCATCGAACACGGCATGGTGATCCCCCTCTGGGACGGGCTCCGGAGCCAGGAAATGGACAGAGACCTTGCGGGCTATCTGGGGAAGGGAGAGACGGAAGGCCTTCTTGTGCGGAATGTGGAAAAAAACTCCCCTGCCTCCCGCGCGGGAATACGCGCAGGAGATGTGCTCTCCGCCATGGATGGTCAACCAACGACAAAAATGGCAGACTACAGAGAACTTCTGGAAATGATGCTGCCCGAAACCCCTGTACGCGTGGATATCATACGAAAAGGAAAGCCCCTCACCCTTTCCATGACCCTACAGTCCTATCCCATGGAAAGGGCTTTGGATCTGCCGGAAAAACTCATGGGCATTCAGGCTGCTGAAAAACCGGATTCTCCCCGTACCGTTATCCTGACAACCATACGAAAGGACAGTGCTCTGGACCGCGCCGGAGCCCGGCCCGGTGACCGAATCCGGAGCCTGGGGGAAAGGGAAATAACAAGTCTTTCCGACCTCCATGCCGCCCTGATCCGCCATCGCATGGACAGGGAAGTCTCCCTGCGCATACAGAGAGGCAACCGGGTTTACACCCTGACCCTGCCACTGGAATCATAA
- the prmA gene encoding 50S ribosomal protein L11 methyltransferase: protein MKWIGLTLIFEGENPAMMEDLLASVFADHGISGVRIDQPDLEPEEGWGDDALPKPEFPAVTGYLPKMEGVEDRIDAIVKAASALVDAAGFCLRTQSVEIDEEDWAESWKAFFWPEKIGRRIVVKPTWRSYEPEGDDIVLKIDPGMAFGTGTHPTTSLCIRKLEELVRPGDAVLDVGTGSGILLMAAGALGAGRLVGVDNDAVAVDVAAANLSLNGFGPEKRELFVGNLADRVEGLFDLVVANILAEVVVILIPDIRRVLRPGGRVILSGIIEEKVPMVLDALTGSGFSAAESELDRGWAVCVA, encoded by the coding sequence ATGAAGTGGATTGGCCTTACATTAATTTTTGAAGGTGAAAACCCCGCCATGATGGAAGATCTTCTGGCATCGGTTTTTGCCGATCATGGTATCAGCGGAGTCCGTATTGACCAGCCGGACCTCGAACCCGAGGAGGGGTGGGGGGATGATGCACTGCCCAAGCCGGAGTTCCCTGCAGTGACTGGTTATCTTCCCAAAATGGAAGGGGTTGAAGACCGCATTGATGCCATTGTGAAGGCTGCTTCCGCGTTGGTGGATGCTGCTGGTTTTTGTCTTCGGACCCAGAGCGTGGAGATTGACGAGGAGGATTGGGCTGAAAGCTGGAAAGCTTTTTTCTGGCCGGAAAAAATAGGCAGGCGTATTGTGGTGAAACCCACCTGGCGCAGTTATGAGCCTGAAGGAGATGATATTGTCCTGAAAATTGATCCTGGCATGGCCTTTGGAACGGGAACTCACCCCACTACTTCTCTCTGCATACGGAAACTGGAGGAACTGGTTCGTCCCGGCGATGCGGTGCTGGATGTGGGCACAGGCTCCGGTATTCTGCTTATGGCCGCAGGAGCCCTGGGGGCAGGGCGGCTTGTGGGGGTGGATAACGATGCCGTTGCCGTTGACGTGGCGGCGGCGAACCTTTCCCTTAATGGTTTCGGGCCGGAAAAGCGGGAGCTTTTTGTGGGCAACCTGGCGGATCGTGTCGAAGGCCTGTTTGATCTGGTGGTGGCCAATATCCTTGCGGAAGTAGTGGTCATCCTGATTCCCGATATCCGGAGGGTATTGCGGCCCGGAGGCAGGGTGATCCTTTCCGGTATCATTGAAGAGAAAGTCCCCATGGTGCTGGATGCACTGACGGGCAGTGGTTTTTCTGCGGCAGAAAGTGAGCTGGACAGGGGCTGGGCCGTTTGCGTGGCGTAG
- a CDS encoding BCCT family transporter has product MTLSEPDCVEEHRLGDPVVLVLSVGFIVFFVVASFVSMESVAGMIGTGFAWTARVLGSYFQLLLLFTFFIAMGLAVSPASSARIGDLDDPEISTFKWLSMIMATLLAGGGVFFAAGEPVYHFVVTPPAFDTAAGTAEAVAGALAQSFMHWGFLAWAVLGTLSSVVLAHAHYDRGQPLQPRTLLYPVLGERVMKGWFGGVVDACCVIAVVAGTVGPIGFLATQVSYGLHVLFGLPDGFGTQIGILFFLACIYVTSAITGVHKGIQVLSRFNVFLALGIAAAIFIFGPTLFLTNALTQGLGQYITSFFTMATMTAETAPAWWMQWWTVFFFAWFIGYGPLMAIFVARISRGRTIREMIVAVAVMAPIATTVWFTLLGGSGIYYQLMGIIDLTEALNSFQFHVATLTVAQALPGGTFMALAILVLTTVFVATTGDSMSYAISVVGAGHDKPNKVVRAFWGIAMALMAGLLLFMGAGQISALQQFIVITAIPVSLVLLPSLWTGPKAAYAMAKEQGLTFVKRRMIDDSFPSPEGEEVLKVDGYP; this is encoded by the coding sequence GTGACTCTCTCTGAACCGGACTGCGTGGAAGAGCACCGTTTGGGTGACCCCGTTGTGTTAGTTTTAAGCGTTGGATTTATTGTGTTTTTTGTTGTTGCTTCCTTTGTGAGCATGGAAAGCGTTGCCGGTATGATCGGCACTGGTTTTGCCTGGACAGCAAGGGTGCTGGGGTCCTATTTCCAGCTACTTTTGCTGTTTACGTTTTTTATAGCCATGGGTTTGGCGGTTTCGCCGGCTTCCAGTGCCAGAATAGGGGATCTGGATGATCCTGAAATCAGCACATTTAAGTGGCTTTCCATGATCATGGCAACGCTTTTGGCAGGCGGAGGGGTTTTTTTTGCTGCGGGCGAGCCTGTATACCATTTTGTGGTGACGCCACCGGCCTTTGATACGGCGGCCGGAACGGCAGAAGCTGTGGCCGGTGCACTGGCACAATCATTCATGCATTGGGGTTTTCTGGCCTGGGCTGTGCTGGGAACCCTGAGCTCTGTGGTCCTGGCCCATGCCCACTATGACAGGGGGCAGCCTTTACAGCCGAGGACCCTTTTGTATCCTGTGCTGGGTGAGAGGGTCATGAAGGGCTGGTTTGGCGGAGTTGTGGATGCCTGCTGTGTGATCGCTGTTGTGGCCGGAACCGTCGGTCCCATCGGCTTTCTTGCCACTCAGGTCAGCTATGGGCTGCATGTGCTGTTCGGACTTCCGGACGGCTTTGGTACACAGATCGGGATTCTGTTTTTTCTGGCCTGCATTTATGTGACGTCCGCCATTACCGGGGTTCATAAAGGAATACAGGTTCTGAGCCGGTTTAATGTCTTTCTCGCTTTGGGTATAGCCGCCGCGATTTTTATTTTTGGTCCAACTCTTTTTCTCACCAATGCCCTTACGCAGGGCCTGGGGCAATACATCACCTCCTTTTTTACCATGGCAACCATGACGGCGGAAACGGCACCGGCCTGGTGGATGCAGTGGTGGACGGTTTTCTTTTTTGCCTGGTTTATTGGCTATGGTCCTTTGATGGCCATTTTTGTGGCGCGTATTTCAAGAGGCCGGACCATCCGTGAAATGATTGTGGCTGTGGCTGTCATGGCTCCTATTGCCACAACGGTCTGGTTTACTCTCCTGGGAGGATCAGGAATTTATTATCAGCTTATGGGCATCATTGATCTGACGGAGGCGTTGAACAGTTTTCAGTTTCACGTGGCGACTCTGACTGTGGCGCAGGCTTTGCCCGGGGGGACTTTCATGGCACTTGCCATCCTTGTGCTGACAACCGTTTTTGTTGCCACCACGGGAGATTCCATGAGTTATGCCATCTCCGTTGTGGGAGCAGGTCATGATAAACCTAATAAAGTGGTTCGTGCTTTCTGGGGTATCGCCATGGCCCTGATGGCAGGCCTTCTTCTCTTTATGGGGGCAGGCCAGATCAGTGCTTTGCAGCAGTTTATTGTGATTACGGCTATTCCTGTTTCCCTTGTACTTTTGCCTTCGCTCTGGACTGGCCCTAAAGCGGCCTATGCCATGGCAAAGGAGCAGGGGCTTACCTTTGTTAAGCGAAGGATGATTGATGACAGCTTTCCCTCTCCTGAGGGTGAGGAGGTTCTGAAAGTGGATGGTTATCCGTGA
- a CDS encoding ion transporter, with protein MAQKENQKQTGIKALCHTIAHNPYFKNFIIAMIILNAIVIGMETYPALYQPFKTGFYLIEKIFIIIFTIEIIIRITGSRPSWEFFRDGWNLFDFFIVASSLALAGGHFVSVLRILRILRVLRTISIIPSLQRMISALLATIPAMGNIAFLLGLLFYVFSVMGTIFFGHISPEYFGSIHITLLTLFQVVTLESWASGVMRPLLEESPWAWLYFVTFILMGTFIIINLFIGVIVNNMQEAQTEAEECKRQLETQALRQEIAELRVLILALGQNRAPGSSENS; from the coding sequence ATGGCACAAAAGGAAAACCAGAAACAGACAGGAATCAAGGCCCTATGTCATACCATTGCCCATAACCCTTATTTCAAAAACTTCATCATTGCCATGATCATCCTCAATGCCATCGTCATCGGCATGGAAACCTATCCAGCTCTCTACCAGCCCTTTAAAACCGGCTTTTATCTGATTGAAAAAATATTCATTATCATTTTTACCATAGAAATCATCATCCGGATTACAGGCTCACGGCCCAGCTGGGAATTTTTCCGGGACGGTTGGAATCTGTTTGATTTCTTCATTGTAGCCAGCAGCCTCGCCCTTGCTGGCGGTCACTTTGTATCCGTTCTGCGTATTCTACGCATTCTGCGGGTGCTGCGTACCATATCCATCATTCCCTCGCTGCAGCGCATGATCAGTGCCCTTCTGGCAACCATCCCGGCCATGGGAAACATCGCCTTTCTTCTGGGACTCCTTTTTTATGTATTTTCCGTGATGGGAACCATTTTTTTCGGCCATATCAGCCCGGAGTATTTCGGTTCCATACACATCACCCTTCTCACCCTTTTTCAGGTGGTTACTCTGGAATCCTGGGCCAGTGGCGTAATGCGCCCCCTGCTGGAGGAAAGCCCCTGGGCCTGGCTCTATTTTGTGACCTTTATCCTCATGGGCACCTTTATTATCATCAATCTTTTCATCGGGGTCATTGTCAACAACATGCAGGAAGCCCAGACAGAAGCCGAAGAATGCAAGCGCCAGCTTGAAACGCAGGCCCTGAGACAGGAAATTGCCGAACTCAGAGTGCTGATTCTGGCACTGGGCCAGAATCGTGCCCCCGGCTCATCGGAAAATTCATAA
- a CDS encoding radical SAM protein: protein MARKKPLAGNRRKESPYVLGLVANAAGEMFELDGYAALGMCGERMVPLREKDVVPLPHGSETLLLPDRMPVLWNIREHRMEILDENPWEPGEPLLPVAAFNSPGYVITHHPAYRERAGAGILPLFAYGAVAWSAKGFASAVYQVDREDRQDLRCMPVEKVQDGVMTIRELLPRNRLLLHIKNCALLYGCPAAKNFFLGRYEAPLPTSRACNARCLGCISLQDNPELQSCQNRIAFTPSPREIAEIALLHIERVPDGVVSFGQGCEGDPLLAAHVIEPALRLIREKTDRGTLNMNTNASLPLVLDRLFEAGLDSIRVSMNSGREVVYNAYFQPRGYSFSDVAKSVDRAEKRGKHVAINYLNAPGISDGADEVAAMEFFLKNHGVQLIQWRNLNFDPLRYYDLVKKAAHPGPGMGMAALIRHFQKIFPGLCHGYFNPPSSRFGKRLT, encoded by the coding sequence ATGGCCCGGAAAAAGCCGCTGGCAGGAAACAGGCGAAAGGAATCCCCCTATGTGCTGGGGCTTGTGGCCAATGCCGCAGGAGAAATGTTTGAGCTGGATGGTTATGCGGCTCTGGGTATGTGCGGAGAGCGTATGGTCCCCCTCAGGGAAAAGGATGTGGTTCCCCTGCCCCATGGCAGTGAAACCCTGCTGCTGCCGGACCGTATGCCCGTTCTGTGGAATATACGGGAACACCGTATGGAGATTCTGGATGAAAATCCATGGGAGCCGGGTGAGCCCCTTCTGCCTGTGGCGGCCTTCAATTCTCCGGGTTATGTGATCACCCACCATCCGGCGTACAGGGAAAGGGCCGGAGCGGGAATTCTGCCTCTGTTTGCCTATGGGGCGGTGGCCTGGTCCGCAAAGGGCTTTGCTTCTGCCGTGTATCAGGTGGACAGGGAGGATCGCCAGGATCTTCGGTGCATGCCCGTGGAAAAGGTGCAGGATGGAGTGATGACCATCCGTGAATTGCTGCCCCGTAACCGCCTTCTGCTTCATATTAAAAACTGTGCCCTTCTTTATGGGTGTCCTGCGGCAAAGAATTTTTTTCTTGGCCGCTACGAAGCACCCCTGCCCACTTCCCGTGCCTGTAACGCACGGTGTCTGGGTTGTATTTCCCTGCAGGATAACCCGGAGCTTCAGAGTTGCCAGAATCGCATTGCCTTTACTCCCAGCCCGAGGGAAATAGCGGAGATTGCTCTTCTGCATATAGAGAGGGTGCCGGACGGGGTGGTGAGTTTCGGGCAGGGGTGTGAGGGAGATCCCTTGCTGGCGGCCCATGTCATTGAACCTGCCCTGCGCCTCATCCGGGAAAAGACGGACAGGGGTACGCTGAACATGAACACCAATGCCAGTCTGCCCCTGGTGCTGGACCGGCTTTTTGAGGCGGGTCTGGATTCCATCCGGGTCAGCATGAACAGTGGCAGGGAAGTCGTCTATAATGCCTATTTTCAGCCCAGGGGCTACTCTTTTTCGGATGTGGCGAAAAGTGTGGACAGGGCGGAAAAACGGGGAAAGCATGTGGCTATCAACTACCTGAATGCTCCGGGGATCAGTGACGGGGCAGACGAAGTGGCTGCCATGGAGTTTTTTTTGAAGAATCACGGTGTGCAGCTTATTCAGTGGCGTAATCTGAACTTTGACCCTCTGCGGTATTATGACCTTGTCAAAAAGGCAGCCCATCCCGGTCCGGGTATGGGAATGGCGGCACTGATCCGTCATTTTCAGAAAATATTCCCCGGTCTTTGTCATGGGTATTTTAATCCGCCCTCTTCCCGTTTCGGCAAAAGGCTGACGTGA
- a CDS encoding anthranilate synthase component II codes for MKTLILIDNFDSFTFNLAHLFAREGLQPRILRSDASLKSIREKQPCGLIIGPGPDDPQRSGVSMAALQHFYQSIPILGICLGMQCMAELFGGRTIRSRLPVHGKTSRIHHDGSGILRNIPNPFTACRYHSLCVELPDTSPLHICARSEDGTPMALVHQHLPVFGLQFHPESFMSEHGAAMARHFLQEMAP; via the coding sequence ATGAAAACTCTTATCCTCATTGATAATTTTGACTCATTCACATTCAATCTGGCCCATCTTTTTGCCAGAGAAGGCCTGCAACCCAGAATTCTGCGCAGCGATGCAAGCCTGAAAAGCATCCGTGAAAAACAGCCTTGCGGCCTCATTATAGGCCCCGGCCCCGATGACCCGCAACGATCGGGGGTATCCATGGCAGCACTGCAGCATTTTTACCAATCCATCCCAATTCTCGGCATATGCCTGGGCATGCAGTGCATGGCAGAGCTTTTCGGCGGCAGAACCATCCGGTCGAGACTCCCCGTTCACGGGAAAACCAGCAGGATTCATCATGATGGCAGCGGCATTCTCAGAAACATCCCCAATCCCTTCACGGCCTGCCGCTATCACTCCCTCTGTGTGGAACTACCGGACACATCCCCCCTGCACATCTGCGCACGAAGCGAAGACGGCACCCCCATGGCCCTTGTCCACCAGCACCTTCCTGTTTTCGGCCTGCAGTTTCATCCGGAAAGCTTCATGAGCGAACACGGCGCTGCCATGGCCCGACATTTTCTGCAGGAGATGGCACCATGA
- the pabB gene encoding aminodeoxychorismate synthase component I — MNPLSYLKPEGFCTRTLHLTEEFSLSAFGPAGTEGSMILVSGGEHPEAVMNGFACLPFLSIRCEKGRALLRHGDTCLQSNRPLDLMDTLLNACAMEEKESSGFPFGLFGYFSYDLKNHLEKLPDTVMDDLQLPEFLLFAPRVVGWIPPHSSELHMKALFLRNETSETAEKALDEAERLLSCRPAQEELKKAEERDKTCSLSSSFSKENYQKAVRIIRDHISKGEVYQVNLSQRFSLTYKGNPYLLFLKMATEAPQPFSAFLQAGDFQLASLSPERFLRVRHGRIESHPIKGTRPRGQTPEEDRRLQKELETSIKDGAELAMIVDLVRNDIGRIGAWGSICVDVPARTEAWPHLFHRVAIVSGNLAEGASPGQILRATFPPGSVTGCPKIRAMEIIDYLEPLRRHAYTGAMGYLGFDGSMDLNVAIRTVICSDGKAHYSAGGGVVWDSDPEEEYEETLHKAAPFFRAMHKVPESPADSREPLVWQDGHFLPLSHSGFPMHIPALRHGRGVFETIRIRQGSPLHLGEHLQRLNDSAEPVTGKRLPAIQWKHIIATLTKANPMAAKEGQLHILALDTGRPCLSPAAMLTPLTAAANKEGIRLICHPEPFFSPMARHKSLAYVFFARARERALAEGGDEALIRAPDGSILEGSFSSLLLFSGKRLRIPEGPSLTGITRKKLLDYLQTQGWLAEETKLFMEDLEGGNLLLCCSSLRGLSWVRSVDHIQFPEPDPAWLASMRKALGYE; from the coding sequence ATGAACCCATTATCTTACCTGAAACCCGAGGGCTTTTGCACCCGCACCCTCCACCTGACAGAGGAATTCAGTCTTTCCGCCTTCGGACCGGCCGGAACCGAAGGCAGCATGATTCTGGTATCAGGCGGAGAGCACCCCGAGGCCGTTATGAACGGCTTTGCCTGCCTCCCCTTTCTTTCCATCCGCTGCGAAAAAGGCAGGGCACTCCTCAGGCACGGAGATACCTGCCTTCAAAGCAACCGTCCCCTTGACCTGATGGACACCCTGCTGAACGCCTGCGCCATGGAGGAAAAAGAAAGCAGCGGCTTCCCCTTCGGCCTGTTCGGATATTTTTCCTATGACCTGAAAAATCATCTGGAAAAACTGCCGGATACCGTAATGGATGACCTGCAGCTGCCCGAATTTCTTCTTTTTGCTCCCCGGGTGGTGGGCTGGATCCCCCCCCATTCCAGTGAGCTGCACATGAAGGCCCTTTTTCTTCGGAACGAAACATCTGAAACCGCAGAAAAAGCTCTGGATGAGGCGGAACGACTGCTGTCCTGCCGACCAGCTCAGGAAGAACTGAAAAAGGCAGAAGAAAGGGATAAAACCTGCTCCCTTTCCTCCTCCTTTTCAAAAGAAAACTATCAAAAGGCTGTGCGCATCATCCGCGACCATATCAGCAAAGGAGAAGTCTATCAGGTCAATCTTTCCCAGAGATTCAGCCTGACATACAAAGGCAATCCCTACCTCCTTTTTCTAAAAATGGCTACAGAAGCACCCCAGCCCTTTTCCGCATTTCTGCAGGCCGGAGATTTTCAGCTGGCCTCCCTTTCTCCGGAACGTTTTCTCCGCGTTCGCCACGGCCGCATCGAAAGCCACCCCATCAAGGGAACACGGCCCAGGGGACAGACACCCGAAGAAGACAGGCGTCTTCAGAAAGAACTGGAAACCAGCATCAAGGATGGCGCGGAACTGGCCATGATTGTGGATCTCGTTCGCAATGACATCGGCCGCATTGGCGCATGGGGCAGCATATGCGTAGACGTACCCGCACGCACGGAAGCATGGCCCCATCTTTTCCACAGGGTTGCCATTGTTTCCGGCAATCTGGCGGAAGGAGCTTCCCCGGGTCAAATTCTGCGGGCAACCTTTCCACCGGGTTCCGTAACAGGTTGTCCTAAAATACGGGCCATGGAAATCATCGATTATCTGGAGCCCCTTCGCAGACACGCCTACACCGGAGCCATGGGCTATCTCGGCTTTGACGGCAGCATGGATCTCAACGTGGCCATCCGAACGGTTATCTGCTCCGATGGAAAGGCCCACTACTCTGCGGGAGGCGGCGTGGTATGGGATTCTGATCCCGAAGAAGAATATGAAGAAACCCTGCACAAGGCAGCCCCCTTTTTCAGGGCCATGCACAAAGTACCGGAATCACCCGCCGATAGCAGAGAACCCCTTGTCTGGCAGGACGGCCACTTCCTACCCCTTTCACACTCAGGTTTTCCCATGCACATCCCAGCCCTTCGCCACGGCAGGGGAGTTTTTGAAACCATCAGGATACGGCAGGGCAGCCCCCTTCACCTCGGGGAACATCTCCAGCGGCTTAATGATTCTGCCGAACCCGTCACGGGAAAACGTCTGCCTGCAATCCAATGGAAACACATCATTGCCACACTGACGAAGGCCAATCCCATGGCTGCCAAAGAGGGGCAGCTCCATATCCTGGCACTGGATACGGGCCGCCCGTGCCTGTCTCCCGCCGCCATGCTCACGCCCCTGACCGCCGCAGCCAACAAGGAAGGCATCCGGCTCATCTGCCACCCCGAACCTTTTTTTTCACCCATGGCCCGGCACAAAAGTCTGGCCTATGTATTCTTTGCAAGGGCACGGGAAAGGGCTCTGGCAGAAGGTGGGGACGAGGCACTCATACGGGCACCGGATGGAAGCATTTTAGAAGGCTCCTTTTCCAGCCTGCTTCTTTTTTCAGGAAAGCGCCTGCGGATCCCAGAAGGGCCTTCTCTTACTGGAATCACAAGAAAAAAACTACTGGACTATCTGCAGACTCAGGGGTGGCTGGCAGAGGAGACAAAACTCTTTATGGAAGATCTGGAAGGGGGGAATCTGCTTCTGTGCTGCTCCAGCCTGAGAGGCCTCTCATGGGTCAGGTCCGTTGACCATATTCAGTTCCCGGAGCCAGATCCTGCCTGGCTTGCCTCCATGAGAAAGGCTCTGGGATATGAATAG
- a CDS encoding pentapeptide repeat-containing protein, with amino-acid sequence MVDLLPPPPPWNPGVDKKKSGGKNMGRFRQVYDLIIASPIIMTVVVFVAATMLVVGITLHLGYYSDSFREEVMAEAHGVLMDILLIGVVLFWFQQKGKNLMEKRHYRDEIDDFRNWESEEAARKTRGNIRRLNKYGVTRMDLSNCYLRSMDLRGVDLSESYLWGADLSWTDLRDSIFEEANLENVNLEAANLTAANLYRAYLWKTNLESVDLQQACLERAILRESRLAKADLAGANLMYADLAGAVLEDANLMGADLRHADLTRACLDGADLRGVNFDQAAGLSVDSFVRIRTLQGAILDADLEAELRRRLPDVFLPPDATEDW; translated from the coding sequence ATGGTTGACCTTTTGCCTCCCCCTCCCCCCTGGAATCCGGGAGTTGATAAAAAAAAAAGTGGGGGCAAAAATATGGGGCGCTTCCGGCAGGTATACGATTTGATCATTGCCAGCCCCATTATCATGACCGTAGTGGTTTTTGTGGCGGCAACCATGCTGGTTGTGGGGATTACCCTGCACCTGGGGTACTATTCCGACTCCTTTCGTGAAGAAGTGATGGCAGAGGCCCATGGCGTTCTGATGGATATTCTTCTGATCGGAGTGGTGCTCTTCTGGTTTCAGCAGAAAGGCAAAAACCTGATGGAAAAGCGTCATTACAGGGATGAAATTGATGATTTCAGAAACTGGGAAAGTGAAGAAGCGGCCCGCAAAACCAGAGGGAATATCCGCAGGCTGAATAAGTATGGAGTTACCCGCATGGATTTGAGCAACTGTTACCTGAGAAGCATGGATCTGCGAGGGGTGGATCTTTCCGAAAGCTATCTCTGGGGAGCGGACCTGAGCTGGACCGATCTCCGGGACAGTATATTCGAAGAGGCCAACCTTGAAAATGTGAATCTGGAGGCGGCCAACCTTACGGCAGCCAATCTTTATCGGGCCTATCTATGGAAAACCAACCTGGAAAGTGTGGATTTACAGCAGGCCTGTCTGGAGCGCGCCATTCTCCGGGAATCCCGCCTTGCCAAGGCCGATCTTGCGGGAGCCAATCTCATGTATGCGGATCTTGCCGGTGCCGTTCTGGAAGATGCCAACCTCATGGGAGCGGACCTCCGTCATGCGGATCTCACCAGAGCCTGTCTGGACGGGGCCGATCTGCGGGGAGTAAATTTTGATCAGGCGGCAGGCCTCAGTGTTGATTCTTTTGTGCGCATCCGTACGCTGCAGGGTGCTATCCTTGATGCGGATCTGGAGGCGGAACTGCGCAGGCGGCTGCCCGATGTTTTTCTGCCTCCGGATGCGACGGAAGACTGGTAG
- the yhbY gene encoding ribosome assembly RNA-binding protein YhbY, which translates to MTELKGFQKQYLKGLAHHLKPLVIIGQQGITPALMASIEEALHAHELIKVRFNDFKEKETKESLTLEIIKGSGASLVSAIGHMLILYRPCKITEKRKIKLPRTPAAS; encoded by the coding sequence ATGACAGAACTCAAAGGATTTCAGAAGCAATATCTCAAGGGCCTTGCCCACCACCTGAAGCCCCTTGTCATTATTGGCCAGCAAGGTATCACTCCGGCGCTTATGGCTTCCATTGAAGAGGCCCTGCATGCCCATGAACTGATTAAGGTTCGCTTCAACGATTTCAAGGAAAAAGAAACGAAAGAAAGCCTCACCCTTGAAATCATTAAAGGAAGCGGAGCAAGCCTTGTATCCGCCATCGGGCATATGCTGATACTCTACAGACCTTGTAAAATAACAGAAAAACGAAAAATAAAGCTCCCCAGAACTCCTGCTGCCAGCTGA